One region of Rhizobium sp. WYJ-E13 genomic DNA includes:
- a CDS encoding RES family NAD+ phosphorylase produces the protein MRYEGKLYRALNPVYAREPLSGRGAELYGGRFNPKGMPALYTSLSVLTALREANQVGSLQPTTLVCYEAEIERVFDTRDEAALEAEGMDAAAIAAASWRDEMKASGEARTQAFARRLVSDGYHGLLVRSFAPAARGDDLNLVLWRWSDMAPCRLTLIDDEDRLS, from the coding sequence ATGCGCTATGAAGGAAAGCTCTATCGAGCGCTGAACCCAGTCTATGCGCGCGAGCCGCTTTCCGGCCGCGGCGCCGAGCTTTATGGCGGTCGGTTCAATCCCAAGGGAATGCCGGCTCTCTACACGTCCCTGTCTGTGCTGACTGCACTCCGGGAAGCCAATCAGGTCGGCAGCCTGCAGCCGACGACGCTCGTCTGTTACGAAGCTGAAATCGAGCGCGTCTTCGACACGAGAGATGAGGCTGCCCTTGAGGCGGAAGGCATGGATGCGGCAGCGATTGCCGCGGCAAGCTGGCGCGACGAGATGAAGGCAAGCGGAGAAGCCAGGACACAGGCTTTCGCCCGTAGGCTCGTGTCCGACGGTTATCACGGCCTCCTGGTCAGAAGCTTTGCTCCCGCAGCCAGAGGCGACGATCTCAATCTCGTGCTTTGGCGGTGGAGCGATATGGCCCCTTGCCGCTTGACCCTGATCGACGACGAAGACCGATTGTCGTAA
- a CDS encoding antitoxin Xre/MbcA/ParS toxin-binding domain-containing protein — MGLAQYADDGLFAPRKIADAFRTTSEEIARTAGLGKDAIQRKDRLRSDKTQRRLREMIEVVNKVEQRFGSALMAYAWYRSEPLSGFSGQTAMQLVRDGRADEVMDYIDAVDAGIHA, encoded by the coding sequence ATGGGCCTCGCACAATATGCAGATGACGGTCTGTTTGCCCCGCGCAAGATCGCCGATGCCTTTCGCACGACCAGCGAGGAGATCGCCCGCACGGCCGGTCTCGGCAAGGATGCGATCCAGCGCAAGGATCGCCTCCGCTCCGACAAGACGCAACGGCGCCTGCGCGAAATGATCGAGGTCGTCAACAAGGTCGAGCAGCGCTTCGGTTCGGCGCTGATGGCCTATGCCTGGTATCGTTCCGAGCCCCTCTCCGGCTTTTCGGGCCAGACGGCCATGCAGCTGGTCCGCGACGGACGGGCCGACGAGGTTATGGATTATATCGATGCGGTCGACGCCGGCATTCACGCCTAG
- a CDS encoding amidohydrolase, whose protein sequence is MSMVDSEAPLCLPRLPLTRLPAYPLPQGTIDTHFHVFRSGAPLNTPRSYTPDIATTADWITFADRLGVGRGILVQPSVYGLDNQVLIEALTAFPDRLRGIVVIDPETVPEEIARLDRLGVRGVRINTRNKGGLPLAAAETLAAAIRDFGWSLQLQISPDQISDLAGRLPQLGARFVIDHLGFIPLADGAWREHVPALQRLADSPGGYIKLTAPYRLTSECGYVGFAEVVQALAASHPQKLLWGSDWPHTELWSNMPDDADLIDGMQEAIGTPELTRRIFIDNAETLFFGRGHGDRPIGGRADRERLPK, encoded by the coding sequence ATGAGCATGGTGGATAGCGAAGCCCCACTCTGCCTGCCGCGATTGCCACTGACGCGTCTTCCGGCTTACCCGCTGCCACAAGGCACGATCGACACGCATTTCCATGTCTTCCGGTCCGGGGCACCGCTCAATACGCCGCGCAGCTATACGCCCGATATTGCAACGACGGCCGACTGGATCACCTTTGCCGACCGGCTTGGCGTCGGCAGGGGCATTCTCGTGCAGCCGAGCGTTTATGGCCTCGACAACCAGGTTCTGATCGAGGCGTTGACTGCCTTTCCGGACCGCCTGCGTGGTATCGTCGTCATCGATCCCGAGACAGTCCCCGAGGAGATTGCCCGTCTCGACCGGCTCGGCGTGCGCGGCGTGCGCATCAATACCCGCAACAAGGGCGGCCTGCCGCTTGCAGCGGCTGAAACGCTTGCAGCGGCCATTCGCGATTTCGGCTGGTCGCTGCAGCTTCAGATCAGCCCCGATCAGATCAGCGATCTCGCCGGTCGCCTGCCGCAGCTTGGCGCTCGTTTCGTCATTGATCATCTGGGTTTCATACCGCTCGCCGATGGGGCCTGGCGCGAGCATGTTCCAGCACTCCAGCGGCTGGCGGACAGTCCCGGCGGCTACATCAAGCTCACTGCTCCCTACCGGCTGACGAGCGAGTGCGGCTATGTGGGTTTTGCCGAGGTGGTGCAGGCGCTTGCGGCGAGCCATCCGCAAAAGCTGCTCTGGGGCAGCGACTGGCCGCATACCGAGCTTTGGAGCAATATGCCTGACGACGCCGACCTGATCGACGGTATGCAGGAAGCGATTGGCACACCCGAACTTACCCGGAGAATCTTCATCGACAATGCCGAAACGCTGTTCTTTGGCCGCGGACACGGCGATAGGCCCATAGGCGGCCGAGCTGATCGGGAGCGATTGCCGAAATAG